The following nucleotide sequence is from Candidatus Margulisiibacteriota bacterium.
TTTCGATCTTTTCTGACAGCTCTTTGCCGATCCCGGGGAGTTCCTGCAGCCCTTTTATCCCTTCATTTATGTAAAGATCGGCCAGATCTTGGGAAAGAGCTTCAATATTTTGGGCCGCTTTCTGGTAAGCCCTGATCTTGAAGGGGTTTTCTTGCTTTAGCTCCAGGAATTCGGCGATCTCCTGGAAGATCTTGGCGATCTCGGAATTTTCCATTTATGGGGACATTATACCGATGAAAATATTGATAAGCAACCGGCGGTTTTTTATGTTATGATATGGGAAATATTTTCCCGGATGGAGGAAATAATGAGCAGACCGGTCGATAAAAAATGGAAGATGATCTTTGGCTACAAAGAACTTTATCCAAAAGACCTGCAGGTCAAGCTTGGCCTTAAATATCACATGGGACAGGATTTTGCCTGTCCCAAGGGGACCCCGGTTTTGTCGATGGTCAATGGCTGGTGGCTTGGGGCCAGAGAATACCGCGGCTATGGTTACATGATCGAACAGCTTTTTAACTCAGGAACAGGAGCCAGGAAAGTCTGGTATCTTGCCCGCTACGCCCATTTAACTCTCAAGTCAGCAAAGTTCAAAAAATACGGGGCCGCGGTTAAAAAAGGGGCGGTGATCGCCTTGTCCGGCGGGACCGGCACTGTTTATTATGATCCAAAGATCGGCAAAAATAGAGAGCATCCCCACCTTCATGTTGAAGTTTTCAAGGCGAAGAAGGTCCAGGGGGCTTGGGTTAGGACCGACTTGGTCAGTCCCGCGTTTATCACGAACGAAGAATTAGGATAGTGAAAGGAGTAATTAAATGTTAAAGAAGTCGATCGTTGTTTTGTTGTTTACTTGCTTTGTTTTTGCTTTTTCAGCCTGGTCTATGGAATTTTCGGCCGATGTTGTCACCAAAATGAAAAAACAGACGATGAACTCGAAGATGTTCATGTCTGGCAACAAATGGAGGACCGAGTCTAAGATAGGACGGGGGGAGCAGGTCGCGATCGTCAGGGCCGATAAAAAGGTTGTTTGGGTCCTGATGCCCGAACAAAAGATGTATATGGAACAGAAATTGACCCCGGACAAGACGATGGGGATGGTTGAAAAGGCGCCCGGAGAAGTCAGCAGAAAGAAGATCGGGCGCGAAAAGATCAATGGGATCGATTGTGATAAATATTTGATCGTTTATAAAGGGGCTGACGGCGAAAGTAAAATGTACCAATGGCTTTCAGGGGATAAATGGCCGGTCAGGTCGGCCGCGCTGGACGGCTCCTGGTCGACCGAAATGAAGAATATAAAGAAAGGGAAGCAACCCGGCAAATTATTTGAGCTTCCGGGCGGTTATAAAAAGATGCCGATGCCCGGCATGAGCGGGATGAAAGGGATGAACCCGGCCGATATGAAGAAGATGATGGAAGGGATGAAGGGAATGGGGATGTAATGGAAAGCGTTCTCCTAAACGTCGACCTTCCGGGGTTAAAATTATTTAAACGGGGGAAGGTCCGCGACGTGTTTGAACTGGACGAAGGCCTCCTGCTGGTTGCTTCGGACCGGATCTCTGCTTTTGATTCGGTCATGCCGAACGGGATCCCGGATAAAGGGAAGATCCTGACCCAGATCTCCCTCTTTTGGTTTGATTTTACGAAAGAGATAATCAAAAATCATATTTTGATCGCGAATGCCGGTCAATATCCTGATCAACTTGCGCCTTATCACGACTTATTGTCCAAGCGGTCGGTGATCGCAAAGAAAGCCAAGTTAATTCCGGTTGAGTGCATTGTCCGCGGGTACCTTTCCGGCTCCGGCTGGAAGGAGTATCAGAAGGCACAGTCGATCTGCGGGATCAAGCTCCCCGCCGGGTTGAAGGAATCGGAAAAACTGCCGGAGCCGATCTTTACCCCGACGACCAAGGCGGAGCAGGGGCATGATGAAAACATCACCCAGCAGCAGGTTGTCGACCAGATCGGCGCCGAAGCGGCCGCTACGATCAAGGAAAAAAGCCTGGCAATTTACCGGGCCTGCGCCGACTACGCCGAGACCAAAGGGATCATTATTGCCGACACCAAGTTTGAGTTCGGCTATTATGACAACGAGATCATTATAATAGATGAAATGCTTACCCCCGACTCTTCGCGCTTTTGGCCAAAGGAATTCTATAAAACCGGTAAATCACTCCCTAGTTACGACAAGCAGTTTGTCCGGGACTATTTGGAGTCGATCGGGTGGGACAAAGAGCCCCCCGCGCCCAAACTTCCCGAGGAGGTGGTAATCAGGACCAGAGAGAAATACCTTGAAGCTTTCCAGAAATTAACGGGGAAAGCCGAACTATAGGAGGAATAAAACATGGATATTGGAAAAGCGTTTGTTGACGCCTGGAATAATTACACCAAGAATTTTGTTGTCTTGATCCTGGCGGCGATCGTCTCGTCGATCATCGGGATCTTGATCGCCCCCATGGTCGGCTTTCAAATGATGTTTGTCAAAGCAATTAGGGGTGAAGCGGTCTCTTTTAACGATATTTTTGCTCCGTTCCGCCGTTTTGGCGCGCTGGCGCTTGCCGCTTGCTGGATCACGATCCTTTTAATGCTGGCCTTTATTCCAGGGGGGCTCTGTTTCTATTTAAACTGGAACCTGGTCGGAGGCTTGCTTATTTTTGCGGCGATCCTGCTTGATATTTACCTTGGAGTTTGCTGGCTCTTTGCCCTTCTGCTGATCTATGACAAAGGGATGTCGATCAATAACAGTCTTAAAACAAGCCGGGAGATCGTTACCAGGAACAATTGGTGGATGCATTTTCTCCTGGTGGTCCTGGCTGGAATAGTCAGCAGCTTGGGAAATGTTTTATGGGGGATCGGGGCGATCTTGACCATGCCGGTAGGTGTTGGAGCGATCGCGTCCGCTTACGCCGAAGAAACGAAATAAAAATTGAAACGCGGTAATACCAGGAAGATAAAGG
It contains:
- a CDS encoding M23 family metallopeptidase — its product is MSRPVDKKWKMIFGYKELYPKDLQVKLGLKYHMGQDFACPKGTPVLSMVNGWWLGAREYRGYGYMIEQLFNSGTGARKVWYLARYAHLTLKSAKFKKYGAAVKKGAVIALSGGTGTVYYDPKIGKNREHPHLHVEVFKAKKVQGAWVRTDLVSPAFITNEELG
- a CDS encoding DUF4412 domain-containing protein; this encodes MLKKSIVVLLFTCFVFAFSAWSMEFSADVVTKMKKQTMNSKMFMSGNKWRTESKIGRGEQVAIVRADKKVVWVLMPEQKMYMEQKLTPDKTMGMVEKAPGEVSRKKIGREKINGIDCDKYLIVYKGADGESKMYQWLSGDKWPVRSAALDGSWSTEMKNIKKGKQPGKLFELPGGYKKMPMPGMSGMKGMNPADMKKMMEGMKGMGM
- a CDS encoding phosphoribosylaminoimidazolesuccinocarboxamide synthase; protein product: MESVLLNVDLPGLKLFKRGKVRDVFELDEGLLLVASDRISAFDSVMPNGIPDKGKILTQISLFWFDFTKEIIKNHILIANAGQYPDQLAPYHDLLSKRSVIAKKAKLIPVECIVRGYLSGSGWKEYQKAQSICGIKLPAGLKESEKLPEPIFTPTTKAEQGHDENITQQQVVDQIGAEAAATIKEKSLAIYRACADYAETKGIIIADTKFEFGYYDNEIIIIDEMLTPDSSRFWPKEFYKTGKSLPSYDKQFVRDYLESIGWDKEPPAPKLPEEVVIRTREKYLEAFQKLTGKAEL